A single genomic interval of Lynx canadensis isolate LIC74 chromosome A2, mLynCan4.pri.v2, whole genome shotgun sequence harbors:
- the SEC61A1 gene encoding protein transport protein Sec61 subunit alpha gives MAIKFLEVIKPFCVILPEIQKPERKIQFKEKVLWTAITLFIFLVCCQIPLFGIMSSDSADPFYWMRVILASNRGTLMELGISPIVTSGLIMQLLAGAKIIEVGDTPKDRALFNGAQKLFGMIITIGQSIVYVMTGMYGDPSEMGAGICLLITIQLFVAGLIVLLLDELLQKGYGLGSGISLFIATNICETIVWKAFSPTTVNTGRGMEFEGAIIALFHLLATRTDKVRALREAFYRQNLPNLMNLIATIFVFAVVIYFQGFRVDLPIKSARYRGQYNTYPIKLFYTSNIPIILQSALVSNLYVISQMLSARFSGNLLVSLLGTWSDTSSGGPARAYPVGGLCYYLSPPESFGSVLEDPVHAVVYIVFMLGSCAFFSKTWIEVSGSSAKDVAKQLKEQQMVMRGHRETSMVHELNRYIPTAAAFGGLCIGALSVLADFLGAIGSGTGILLAVTIIYQYFEIFVKEQSEVGSMGALLF, from the exons ATGGCGA TCAAATTTCTGGAAGTCATCAAGCCCTTCTGTGTCATCCTGCCGGAAATTCAGAAGCCGGAGAGGAAG ATTCAGTTTAAGGAGAAAGTGCTGTGGACCGCAATCACCCTCTTTATCTTCTTAGTATGCTGCCAG ATTCCCCTGTTCGGAATCATGTCTTCAGATTCAGCTGACCCTTTCTATTGGATGAGAGTGATCCTGGCCTCTAACAGAG GCACATTGATGGAGCTGGGTATCTCTCCCATTGTCACCTCCGGCCTCATCATGCAGCTCTTGGCTGGTGCCAAAATAATTGAAGTTGGTGACACCCCAAAAGACCGAGCTCTCTTCAATGGAGCCCAAAAGT taTTCGGCATGATCATTACTATCGGCCAGTCCATCGTGTATGTGATGACAGGAATGTACGGAGACCCTTCTGAGATGGGTGCTGGAATCTGCCTATTAATCACCATCCAG ctCTTCGTCGCTGGCTTAATTGTCTTACTTTTGGATGAACTTCTGCAAAAAGGGTACGGCCTGGGCTCTGGGATTTCCCTCTTCATTGCCACTAACATCTGCGAGACCATTGTGTGGAAGGCGTTCAGCCCCACCACTGTGAACACCGGCCGAG GAATGGAATTCGAAGGTGCCATCATCGCACTGTTCCATCTGCTGGCCACACGCACTGACAAGGTCCGAGCCCTTCGAGAGGCCTTCTACCGCCAGAATCTCCCCAACCTCATGAATCTGATCGCCACCATCTTTGTCTTCGCAGTGGTGATCTATTTCCAG GGCTTCCGCGTGGACCTGCCCATCAAGTCGGCCCGGTACCGAGGCCAGTACAACACGTACCCTATCAAGCTCTTCTACACCTCCAACATCCCCATCATCCTGCAGTCCGCCCTGGTGTCCAACCTGTACGTCATCTCCCAGATGCTGTCCGCCCGCTTCAGTGGCAACCTGCTGGTCAGCCTCCTGGGCACTTGGTCT GATACTTCTTCCGGGGGTCCCGCACGTGCTTATCCGGTTGGTGGCCTGTGCTATTACCTGTCCCCTCCAGAGTCTTTCGGCTCCGTGCTAGAAGACCCCGTCCATGCCGTGGTGTACATAGTGTTCATGCTCGGCTCATGTGCGTTCTTCTCCAAAACTTGGATTGAGGTCTCGGGCTCCTCCGCCAAAGAT GTTGCAAAGCAGCTAAAGGAGCAGCAGATGGTGATGAGGGGCCACCGAGAGACTTCCATGGTCCATGAGCTCAATCG gtACATCCCCACCGCCGCAGCCTTCGGCGGGCTGTGCATCGGGGCCCTCTCCGTCCTGGCCGACTTCCTGGGCGCCATCGGGTCTGGAACCGGGATCTTGCTCGCGGTCACGATCATCTACCAGTACTTTGAAATCTTCGTGAAGGAGCAGAGCGAGGTCGGCAGCATGGGGGCCCTTCTGTTCTGA